One Acidaminococcales bacterium DNA window includes the following coding sequences:
- a CDS encoding mechanosensitive ion channel family protein has translation MFENINWPVWFRAVYITGGGLVLQYVLIKLVFPLLKRKRKSDGGPSARAILLDALEKPARLVIIISSLYAGLSGTPLYAAVPATLDKVCRSFLIAAFFYMFYNLSGNRRGHLTNLAKHFDFALDPILSNILSSVLHVLILIIGFLTLAKEWNYDVSGMIAGLGLGGLALAMASKDSLANIFGGFIILLDKPFGIGDWIQTAGIEGAVEAVSFRSTRIRTTEQALVHIPNSNLTNVAIANFSRRGKRRASLTIGLAYATAKKQLADCVAEIRAMLAQNSGLSQKEGDNVVAFSEYGDSSLNISVVFFTLATDYTGYLSRKEEVNFAVMDIVEKLGLDIAFPSQSVYFETPLATLAKNDEKTPCPAAKLP, from the coding sequence ATGTTTGAAAATATAAATTGGCCGGTTTGGTTCAGGGCCGTTTATATCACAGGGGGCGGCCTTGTTTTGCAATATGTTTTGATAAAATTGGTATTTCCCCTGCTTAAACGGAAGAGGAAAAGCGACGGCGGGCCGTCCGCCCGCGCTATTTTGCTTGACGCGTTGGAAAAGCCGGCCAGGCTGGTAATTATTATAAGCTCGCTTTATGCGGGGCTTAGCGGCACGCCTTTGTACGCCGCCGTCCCGGCAACCCTTGACAAGGTTTGCCGCTCTTTCCTGATCGCCGCTTTTTTCTATATGTTCTACAATTTGAGCGGCAACAGGCGGGGGCACCTGACAAATTTGGCCAAGCATTTCGATTTTGCGCTTGACCCTATTTTGAGCAACATTTTGAGCAGCGTTCTCCATGTTTTAATTTTGATTATAGGCTTTCTCACTTTGGCCAAGGAATGGAATTACGACGTCAGCGGCATGATAGCCGGCCTCGGCCTGGGCGGGCTGGCGCTAGCCATGGCGTCCAAAGACTCCCTTGCCAACATTTTCGGCGGTTTCATCATTTTGCTGGACAAACCTTTCGGCATCGGCGACTGGATACAGACCGCCGGCATAGAAGGAGCGGTGGAAGCGGTGAGTTTCCGCAGCACCAGGATCAGGACGACTGAACAGGCGCTTGTGCATATCCCCAACAGCAACCTTACCAATGTCGCGATCGCCAACTTCTCGCGGCGCGGCAAGCGCCGGGCCAGCCTAACCATCGGCCTGGCCTATGCCACCGCCAAAAAGCAGCTTGCGGACTGCGTGGCGGAAATAAGGGCCATGCTCGCCCAAAACAGCGGCCTTTCGCAAAAAGAAGGCGACAACGTGGTTGCCTTCAGCGAATACGGCGACAGCAGCCTGAACATAAGCGTGGTTTTTTTCACGCTGGCCACAGATTACACTGGCTACCTTTCACGGAAAGAAGAGGTGAATTTCGCCGTCATGGACATAGTGGAGAAACTTGGGCTGGACATCGCGTTCCCCAGCCAAAGCGTTTATTTTGAAACGCCGCTGGCGACTTTGGCGAAAAACGACGAAAAAACTCCGTGCCCGGCCGCAAAACTGCCTTAG